The nucleotide sequence ATAACGGGGTTAAAAAATGGGATGCCTGCGTAGACTCGATTCATGAACGGTCTGTCTGTTTTTTATTTTCTAACCCTTTATTTTTTAACCATCTCCCGATCAACCTCGTGCGATTAGGCAATGCGATGCCGGTTGAATGCCCGATCCCGATACCACGATTGACCAGCGAGCAGTTTGGCACTCTCGATTACAGAGTGATGCCCATCGCATTTGATGTCCACGATCAATTGGGTTGCCATTGGAAGGAACATGCTTATCAATCGGAAATGCATGTTAAGGTTTTGGAAAGGTTTGACAGTTCCGCATGCGAAGTCCCGCTAAGAATCTCATTCGGAAATTTTCGTAAGACTTATCGGCTTGACCTGATCGTTGATTCGATCGGACTTTATGAACTCAAGGCCGTCGCGGCCATTGAGAAAAATCACATTGGTCAGGTTCTGAATTATCTTCGTTTGCTCGATGCTACTCGGGCCAAAATTATCAATTTCCGTCCGCACCGCGTCGAGTCCAAGTTCGTCAACTGTTCGGACAGATTAGTACAGCGCCGAGCATTTGATGTTGAGTTAGGGGAGTATCGTGGTCCAAAGGTCTTGCCTGAGACATCGATTGCAATGTTCCGGGATCTCGGCACCAAGCTGTCTAATGCGCTTTACACTGAATGTTTGATTTCAAATGTTGGGCGAACCGAGCCACGGCAAATTTGGCGAGACCGAAGCATTTACCAGAATTTTGATCTGGTTGAGCAAGATGAGGCGTTCGTAGTCACGTCGCTGGAGGCAACGAACTTTGATTTCCGGATTCATTTGGAGCGAATGCGCCGTACGGCTGGCCTGAAGATGTTTCACTGGATCAAC is from Novipirellula galeiformis and encodes:
- a CDS encoding GxxExxY protein, which codes for MFDFRIHLERKRRTAGLKMFHWINVSDRRVRLESVGWRLENNGVKKWDACVDSIHERSVCFLFSNPLFFNHLPINLVRLGNAMPVECPIPIPRLTSEQFGTLDYRVMPIAFDVHDQLGCHWKEHAYQSEMHVKVLERFDSSACEVPLRISFGNFRKTYRLDLIVDSIGLYELKAVAAIEKNHIGQVLNYLRLLDATRAKIINFRPHRVESKFVNCSDRLVQRRAFDVELGEYRGPKVLPETSIAMFRDLGTKLSNALYTECLISNVGRTEPRQIWRDRSIYQNFDLVEQDEAFVVTSLEATNFDFRIHLERMRRTAGLKMFHWINVSDRLVRLESVG